In the Pogona vitticeps strain Pit_001003342236 chromosome 2, PviZW2.1, whole genome shotgun sequence genome, GCAAGGGAGGCAAGCAGGTTCTCAAACACCCGCTGTACAGCGGCAAGGGGCGCCTCACACGCAGCGGCCACTGCTTGGACTGCGGAAAGAGCCTGGGCAAGATCTCACCTCCGGCGCCGGCGCCACCCGTGGAGAAGCCCTTCAAGTGTGAAAACTGCGGGAAAGCTTTCGCCCAGCGCTCGGCCCTGGTGAAACACCAGCgcatccacacaggggagaagccgttCTCCTGCCTGGACTGTGGCAAGGCTTTCATCCAGAAGTCGGACCTGACCATCCACCGGCGCAtgcacacgggggagaagccctaccGCTGCGACGCGTGCGGCAAGTGCTTCAGCGTCAGCTCCAACTTGTTGACCCACCAGCGGACTCACCTGGGGGAGAAGCCCTACGCCTGTGGGGAGTGCGGCAAGGCCTTCATCCAGCGCTCGGAGCTCACCATCCACCAGCgcacccacacgggggagaagccctacaaGTGCAGCACCTGCGGCAAATGCTTCAGCCGCAGCTCCCACCTCAACCGCCACCAGCGCACGCACGGCAACGACAAGGCCTCCGTGGCAGCCGTGCCCCCAGCCGCCTTGCTGGCTGCCAAACCGGCCCCTCCTCTGCCCGGCTCTGCCTCCTTCACGTCGCCCAGCCCTCTCCCTCCCTtgtcttccttccccttttccccgtcttccctctcccttcctcctttggACCTGCCTTGGTCTCTGCCCTTTCCGTCCCGGGGCTTCTCCCACCCAGCGTTCTCTTCTCCCGTCCCAAGTGGCGTCCAGGCTTCTTCTTTAATCAGCTAGaccccctcctttccccatgACCCCCTCTCTCCATTCCCTGCCCTTTGGACGTTCCTCTGTTTTTCACCCCTCCATCTCCCCTGTTGGGCCCCAATTTTCCCCATCTCATTCTGCCTTCCTCATAAAGGAGCCGTCGCTCATGCTCGCCCATCTGGGTTTATTTGGTTGTACAGACCTAGTTCACGTTGAGCCATTAACCTCTGGGAACGTTGTGCATTGTGGGCCACCTCTCTTCCCACTGATGGATATGTTGCTGAAAACCAGCTCTAACAGAGAGGGCCAGAGAGGTGTGAGATTACACTGTGAGAATAAATTCTCTGTCACCTGAGCTGAGAATTGAGTTACCTAGACTACTGGTTCTTAacattgggttactcaggagttttggactgcaactcccagaagccttcaccaccaactgtgctggctggggtttttgggagttgcagttcaaaaacatccgagtaacaaaggttaagaaccactgacctagaccaTCTTTCTTCAAGTTGGCGCCCTTGAGATGCCTTGAGGTGCAAAGCCCATAACTCCCAGTCAGCATCATGATAGCCGCCATAGTGGAGAATGATGTGTCTTGTAGCCAAGTACATCATGCTAGTGTGGGGGGGGGTCTTAGTTGGAGAAGGTCTATTTCACACCATTAACAGCCTTCGCTTCAGGCAAGGAAGTCTTTAATACCAGGGAGCGTTCATACAGTCATATCAACTAACGatgacaaaaagacaaaaacattctggcactttaaagatatgttattttttaatgtgaattttttgCAGATCAAGCCCATTTCCTCAGATATTAGAATGAGGATGTATGACTGGCATATTTGTACACGGGCCACGGGTTGAAATGACATgctctggggagaaaaaaaacagatggaCTTTGTATCAACTCCTCTTGGTACACCTGATGTAAGCCCTTCTGCATTCtgatatctgaggaagtggatttgaagCATGAAAACTAACACTAAAATACTGctatttgtctttaaggtgccacatccCTTCCCTCACAAGCAAATGGTAGAAGCCAATAAAAAGCTAATTTTCCTGGTGCGTTCTGGTGGCATGTTCCACCACTGCTCTCCATtcatagaaagaaggaaaaggttgGGTATGACTGCCAGAGATAACCATAGAAAGAGGAAGAGGCTACATTTGGTGACGCTGCTTAATGTGCAGGCCATTGGAAACTGCCCATGGTGCCAGGCCCCAACACTGATCCTATTTACATTAGAGATGTGATTACCATTCCATCCAGTGCTTGGAAACTCACTTGACTGAGCCTACAGTTGTCAGGATCCCATGGGAAGCGTGGCCACTGGCTTTCCCAAATTCTCATTATGTCTTGCAAGGCAGTGAGTGGTTCCTTAACCCTAGCCGTTGGTTAACCCAAGTGTTGCAGTGTTGTTGGACTAGAACTagaactgccagaagccttcactgctagctgtgctgacaAAGGActgctgggagtcgtagtccaagaacatcagtagacccaaggttgggaaccactgttgtaaggAAACTGTAAGAAGGCATGGCCTTCATGTGCAGTAAGATGAGGTGGGGAGGTAGCGATACAATCCTGAGGTGATTATTTTTTGTCACATGTAGCACTTTAGATACGGTGTGGGAAGGATGggggaaataatatttttgaatatttttctgcATTACCGTCTTTAAAATGAAATAGTGGGTATCCTGTGTTAGAAGACTTCTCCCTGATGTGGGGAAGTGTTCAATACGTAGGCATTGGTTTGAAATGGTACAATCCACTTCCCTACCCAATCCAGGCTCATACTGCTGTGTGGATTTGGGGCATGGTGGGCAAAGTGCAACCTTCCAGTTGCTGAGCTGTGAATCCCAGCATCTTTccccatgagctgtgctggctaaggatgatgggaacGGCATTTCAGTAATAGCTGATGGCATGCATTTTGCCTGCTCCTGATTTAGGGATTTGTAACTGAGAATTCCAAGCATTGTTACTAAACTATAATATCCCAGACTCTTTTGTGTCGGGGAGAAAACATATGGATTGGTAGCAAATTCATGTTGACGTTTCTGAGGTAAACAAGCCTGTATTAGGGCTCCTTTCTGCCTAGATTGGCATGCTCTTCCATTTTTGTGTCTTCTTGGTTTTGATCTTTCTGCTGTTGGGCAAGCCAATCTTTCCCACCCAACTTTTGAAGTCCTAAGGTGCTACCACCATCCTCTTGATTCTCTACATTGTATTGCATTTACAGAAGAAATGTGATGAATGTCATACTTGGCGAGATCGAAAAGGTGAGGGATGGATTTTCCTTGGTTGCTGCTGAAGGTCTTGCCTCCTCTGACAATTGTAAAGCATGCAACATGTACCTTGTTTTGAAACATCTCTGGCGTCTTCTGCCGGGAAAGGGTTGTGGCTTTTGGCTGGGGACTGTGTGTACTCAGAACAGAATACTATCTTCAGGTCTCAAGTGTGATAACATCTCTCATGTTCCAGATGTTTTATAGTTTATCGTCATAATCAGGTCTGTGAATTTGCGCAAACCGTAAGCATTTCACATATATAGACATGGCAGCTCTTTTCTtcattcttgttgttcttgttaataTTGTTCTCTGTTGTAGGGAGAATTGTATCAAGTGTAAACCTGGCTGTCGTTGTTGATTTTGGGGGGCGTGGAGCAAAATTTCTaaactgaataaaaataaaaatgaaacataccATCTGATGAAAAATCTGCTCCCATCCTCTCTCTCATTTCTCCCTCACTCCCTGCAATGCCTCTGGATGCTAACTGGAtaatgttggtgtgtgtgtgtggggaacaAGGAGTgaaaatgttgacaacaccaatggcagctatcaaaatggtctacaggataccctcttgtgctctctaCCAGTcccaaagtgacaccacacaggagaaaatcccagaagttgactccttttttcatcagttaaccactgctcacccaaacacaaagcaatggttagggctgcttttcaacaagtgtgaatggtagtgagggCAAGAGGCTACCTTGTAGATCATCTTCACTGCTGaattggtgttgccaacattcataGCCTtctgctgtgtaaagcttgggcatcctttttcctgctagcaacgtGGCACAACATCACTACACAATAtcgagccatttcctggctttttgagttgtgggtacagaagcacaatatcctataTTCATAAACTGAAGGGTTTTTTAGAAAAAAGAATTGTATGTCCTGGTTTCCCAGGACTTTAAATACATATGCTACACACAAATTCAATCAAGAAACTTCCTCATATAGAATGTACCCAATGCTAGAGGATTCCGGAAGCACATGCTCTGTGCTATAGTtactgggagagaaaagaagcgAGAACTGCTTGGATGTGGCTAtcgtccctctgtgccaaaatattttgaaggcctGTTTTGTACTtaatgaagcaaaggtgtgagtaggaaCAACATGTTCAATTGAGAAACACACAACCTTTAatttctcaggtaaactaatgtggCCATGCttgctctgcagaatgcagactataAAGCTATGTTCCGATTTCCAAACTTTTCTTTGAGTTAgtcaagctgaggaagaaaagctatattgggcCAAAAGCTCTATgggcatgtgtgtatgttttccaaaagagccctggctgaggagaaaagtagagggaaagcagggttacctccttctgtctccccaaccttcaccccagTGTTCTCCCCTCACTGCTGTTGCCGCTGTCTCCTTACTTACTGGGTAAACTTACTTATGAGTAAACAGGGCAAACCTTGCTTTGGAGATCATCctcagacaaagaaaaaaaaccaaccacaataatttcacagcttaaatgagtgggcctctgaatatttattctcgattttaaaaatatggtaccattttatatattttacaccagaaataagagacatttttaaatttctgtttggccaggaaggaattaaaaagttcTCTTGAGAGTCATTTAATTTTTGTCTGAGCGGCAGGTTCAAAATTTCAGCTCTTCCTCTCCCAGAGTGAAGCTTTAAAGAATGTTTACATTTAGAATCTAAACGTGGATAAGAAAACCAAATCTCAGTAGTTTTTTTTGCCTCTCAAGTGGctatttttaatcagttttagAGCCATgatgcctggattccttccaaatacaaAAAAGGGCTCTCTGGTggtcagagatggggacttgagatGGGGACTCGCTGGCAAGTCAGACCTAAGTCGTGCTGGAGACTCagcttggacttttttttttcactgactCGGACTCTACTTGTGATTCAGAACTTGCCCACCCCAcgcctttttttctggggggaaaagcatgattttaatagggacttggacttgtaTTTGATCTCTTTTAAATTTCCAACCACAAGAGTTTTCTGGCATCTGTATGGGGGCAGGGGGCATCTTTACAATTTAAAACTCTTAACTcaaaaaccatttgcccaaaTACTCCCAAATTTGGTACAAAGCAAGAATAGACTTTTATATTACATCCGTCTcggatttggtgctgatctgatgTCTAGTTTCATAGATATAAATTTTTATTTGGATCAACtctattttttctttgttgtcttaTGGAATGCTAAATGCTGCTATgagcacaatatattggtgcctTCTTGGGCACCAATAATCAATGGGCACCATTTATGTATCTAAGCAGGATCTCTCCCTCACCAGCagctgtgtgtatatataaagtccatgtaggcatttgctgcctcccatgaacctaaatacagtacttatttagtaagcgcgctctctctctctctctgagtgagTGATTGCTAATGTAGAAGGTGTAAGCTACAGACCTCACTGGTTTTATCTCAGTGGGTGGGAGATCACCCATATGAATGATGACTAGAAACAGTTTTAAATTAGAGATTGAGCCATTAGGCCGGTATCCTGTCTCCCATAATGCCCAACAAAATGCTACTGAAAACCAGGGCTGGTCCAAGACCTTTTGCTTTGTCTGATGAAGAACAACTTTTCCATGTGCAAAACCCATCATGACCCATAAGGTCCATTCCAGCTGTGCGgatctaagatgataatgatgctCGTGAATCAAGAATGGGGATGCAGCAGTGTTCACTGAACCAGAGAGCAGTTTGCTAGATTAAGGATCGCAGGTCAGGCTGTGTGGTAAACAGATCTCTCCTTAACTCCTTGTTGCCACTTCCTTAGGTCAGTGGTCTCACTCTTCCTGATGGCAAGTCCGGATTTGTTGGGATATCTATGAGCATGGCATGAAGGTGACAGCCAGAACTCCAGTTTATATAGTAATGATTACATATTTGAACAGAACAGCTTGGTTTGATGGCTATATATTCTTCATTAATTAGTGGGGTGGATCACATGGCAAGGTGTTTCACAACTCGAATGCAAATACAATTTCTGCTCTGTGCTCCACTTTCTGTACATTGAATGGCATCCTCTGTCCCAATGAAGTTGGGAAGTTAGGAGGTTAGGGTGAGGCCTTGATTACTGGGCCCTGAATCCGATTGCTAGTCCGAAACAGAATAAGATACACGGAATCAATTGCTGAACCATGGGGCAACACTTAGATAAATCCCATTGGTTCAGTAAgtttactctagttgagactgcCAGCTGGATTCAGGCCAACCCAAATCCTGCAAAGGGTGGGAGGAACTTTATagctccatatttatttatttaaaatatttttaacccacatttctccttgaaaaggacccaaggcagcttacaacagcaCTGCTTCATGCCACACACCTGATCTGATGAAAGACATAACTTTaacctccttttaaaaacaaaccctaTTCCTGTTTGCAAAGCTAGGTTAGTTGTCCATGAATTGTATAAAGCAGTTGTCAAGGCGCACAGAATCATGTAGGGCCGGTCCTGCCATTAGATAGAGTGGGGTACCATCTCAGGGAGAAGATGCTGGGAGGCAGTAATAGTGACAGTTTTCCAGCTATTCCTCCTGAACTCTTGACTGTCCCTCTGTGGGGCAAAAGAGATGTGCATCTCGCATAACCTAGCCAGCTCCTCAGGTAGCCTATCTTGGCTGTGGAGAAGGTAAATATCATGGCCAATGCTGAAAGAAGACTCAACTTTCAGTCCAGTCAATGCTTGTAGGTAGTAGTAGGAGGCACTGTCTCGTCCTTCTTCGTATGTGACCAAATGTGTTCAGTCagaacctccccctcccccagatgaATAGTGGTATAGTCTAGtagtggaattctgggaactgtagtcttacAACCCTGTGTTTCTCATTCTTTGGTATGTTGTTGTGCTTCTTCTAGTGACAAATAGAGGAGTTGGCATTCGAGACACTCACTTCACTTCTCCCTCTTATAAGCTGCTTCTTGGCCCCACTGCTTGTTTTTGAGTTTCCTTCAGTAGGAAGGAAACTCAAATTTTCAATGTGTGAAAATTGATGCAGAAGCCCTAAGCCGAGCACTGAAAAGAGGGCTTGCCCCCACTCCTGCTTCAAAAAGTCTTGTGCATCTTGAACGTCCTCCACAGTGGAAAGAGATACAACTCACAACTATTTCCCACGTCTGCAAGTTTCCTGGTTTTGAGATGGGGGTGACCCCCCCCCACTGCCTTCAGTATTCCACACCTAACGTTTGCAGCTGCACATTATGCAAATATTACCAGTGCCATAAAAACATGCTCTACATTTTTCCCTTGTAGTGTTGGCAACCCTAAATGCcttagggttaaaaaaaaagaggcagtccTGCAGTCAAATTTAGTTGTCTTGTGCTATTGTTTTGATGGCGAGGAGGGAAAGGTGTCTTTCTCTTGCTGCTTTTTTCCCACCACAGAAATTCCAGGCTGACTTTGTTCCTGTGCAAATTCCTGTCACACCCAACCTCATTGCACCAACCAGTATAATCTCAGCAGGATATACTTGCTTCAACACATTTATTCTGTGCCATGTTTCAATTCCACCGTGTTGCAACCTCCATGTAGACAAAATCTCGCAGAGCCAGCTGCGGGCAAACGAGTGACTGGCTCTAGGAGGGATCATGGCTCAATCTATCCTCCTAGTcaattttttccttttcatatttGCAGTATTCCTCCTCTATAACTGCAGCAATATCTTCAGATATTACTTCAGGGTTTGTTATCTCAATATATATTGTTTTTTAGTGACTTTGTGTATGTGTCCTCTCTTAGTCCTCAGGGGAAGAAATGTGACAAATCTGAGGTAAGTAAAGCATTTATTACTAgactatatttttatatttgttttatatttattttagtgctatTATTCCACACAATAACTTGATGTTTCGGTAGTAAAGTCAGAGGGTAATATAGAGCCTATTTTTGACATTCAGAAGGTGACAAGATTCGAATTTATCCTCATACACAGAACCTTTGACTTCATTTGAgggttaacctagaggcaaaggGAAGAGCATGCAATACGTAAATAGTTTTgtagccttgtggcacagtggttaaactgcagtgctgcagtgaagAGTCTGGTCATAACTGGAGTTTGATCCTAGGCTTAGAAAGCTAGCgagaggttcactcaaccttccatctgagcacccagcttgcttgtggggggaagggggggcaacATGTAGCCTTCATAATGAAATTGTAGAcctctcagagagtgctttaagcattatgaggtggtatataagtagcacactttgcttttttatttgctttgtttctgacACATCACTTCGGCTTCTCATTTGGTGACATCCACTATGTGAGGTAGTTGCTTCACTATGCCTAATGGTGGGGCCAAGCCCTGGGAACATAAAAgtaggcagagcttggaaaagttactttttcaatgaGAACTCCTGGAACTCCCTTGGCTATCCTGAGTAGAGGATCCTTGGATGGGTCAttccaagaagtaactttttaaagtcaTGGGATTGTGAAACAGTTTCTACCCagaggaaacacacacactcctgacATACACTCTGCTTCTGAAGTGTAATAAAAGCAACTAAGGAGAACTGGAGAAGACAAGGAGAGAGAAGTGACCAGGAGAGAAATACATTGTGTGAGCTACATATAGTGACTTGAAGTCTGAACTCTGTATGTGCAtacatgtgcgcgcacacacaaggGACGGGAAAAACATCAGAATCTTGTGGCATAACAGGAGTTTCCTTAGACTGAAGCCTATTTGCACCTGATGAAGGGGGTTGCAGTCCATGATAACTTATACGGAATAAAACTTGTTTGTCTTTGTGGTGCCACAAAACACATTGTGTTTGAGGAGATACCGTAGCTCTACTTCAGAAATGCAGATGATTTATTTGCATGTTTTGTCAACATTCGTGTAGTTTATAGTTTTTGTCATATTTCAAAGACAATTCTTGGGGTCCTGGTCAGTAGCAAACCATTTCTTTCAGGCTGATTGCTGATCAGAGCTTGGACATGTTATTTTCTGGACTAAAATTCCTACCATGTCCCAGGCcagagttgtagttaaaaaaacaaaaagaagaatatttccaAACTCTATGGAGAGTAGCACCAAATGGCTGGCTGATGAAAGCTTGATCTATATAGGAATGATGAAGGGCCCAGACTGGTGGAACAAGGTAAGGCCTACCATGCTGGGAAAGTCCTTTATATGTACACTGGTGGAAGGCAAACCGACACTTGACATAGAGTTGCTCAGTGAAGCAAATTATGGCGCAATATTCTTATCGTCTGGCAAGTTAATACAAGTCTTATGTCTTAAGACTTAAATGAATTGTTTTATATGGCCTCTGACGAATTTGTTACGCAGATCACTGATACATTGCACCAGGATTGCAACTGCATTCCATCAAGGAGACCTTTATAATGTTTTGATTGTCTCCTGATATTTAGATGCCACTCAGAAATTGGAGGAGGTAAAGTCTGTCCAGGACACTTGGTGTTGCCTGACATGGAACAGTGAATACTGTGTAACTTCCTTCCCCTACTCCACCTTCATTGTGCAAAATACCCAAAACACATTGGCATCTGAGGAAATCCCATACGTACCCTCCTCTTTTGCAGCAATAAATTAATGGCAGAAACAGACGGCAGCTTCACCGTTAGAAGCAGAGTTGCCTAAAGAAATAAAGGACATCAGAATATGATCCAATTTTGTTTTCCACCTTTGGTTGCGAAGTCGCTGTTTTATCTGTTGCTACCTAAACGAACAGCAATAATAAACAATCGGTTGCCAAAAACCCAGCTATATAAAATAAGATCTGAATAAAAAGGAACTTTGCCAGTGGAAGTGAGTCAGCCTAACTTCCCTTAGGATCCAGGAACCTCCCACTGCCTGTGAGTAGCCAGCAAGAGAAACCACTCTTGAGTACTTACCAAATGTACCTCTACTGGCAGGTCCAAGATAAAGGTCTCACCCAGAAACCTCAAATCCTGGCCAGGCTTGTGTGGGAGAGTACAATTCTTTAGGTAGCCTGGACCTCAGCTATACAGGCCTTTATAGATCACATAAAGTATATGAATCttagccagcactttgaattgggatTGAAAACAGACCAATAGCCACTGAAACTGTTGTACGTAATTCAGAGGCTGTCTGTTCCTTGTAACTGGCTCTAATCTGGCCACATCACTTTAGACCAGTATCAGATCTCATTTCGAAAACTTGTCTAAGTCACTACCATGTAGAATTTATCATAACGCTCTTACtcctgtctgttttttttaaatgccattttgaGACTTTGTCTACTTTCTTCTGGGATTCCTCATTTTTCAGCTTCTTCATTTTGTAAAACACACCTTTTTGTTTCCTTCCCTTGCTTTAGAATCATTCGCTTCTTCATGCTTCCTTTGAAATACATTCTTGGCATCAAGATGAACCTCCAGGGTGCTACCCACCTGAATCTGAAAGGGCCATACGTCGTAGTCGCCAATCATCAGAGCAATATAGACCTCCTTGGTACGTCAGCTGCCTGATCCAGCTTTGCTCTTTTTTGTTCCATACAGTGCAAGGTCCAGACAACAGCATGCAAGAAAGTGAAGGTGGTGCTTCCACGTTTATTTCCGTGCAAAGCTAACCTCTAGCATTAAGATAGTCACTGGATACAGGAGCCCTTTAGGAATTTTTTGATGGAGAACATTACTTGAGATTGCCAAAGAGGGAACTGGGTGGGAAAGTTCTGGTCTGGTGTTCTATCATCCTTGTTGCGGGTCCTCATTGCCTGAATGGCAAATCCCACCCATCACCCCTGCAAAAGAAAACCTGCATTTCCCAGaacttaaatatatatttgtttgtttgttcattcgttcgttcattcgttcatacCCTACCTTTATCCTCAAAAGGTTCCAAGGctatttacaatattaaaaccaaaCAATATATGGACTGGAAGTGGGgagggagttcgatttcccactgtgtctccttgacagaggctggacgtgatgatccataggggccctccCAGCTCTACAGATTTAGattattgttgttaaataaaaataCTACAGCCCAATTCTTAAGCAGCCAGTCATTGAGAAAAAGTCTTTACCTGCCTGCAGCCAACACATTTGATTCTGAACGTGAATTAAAGTCCATTTGCACATCAGCCAAAGGGCACTGAATCGGGTCCCTCATTGATGCATTCAATAAGCGTAGTCCAACTGTAGTCCTCTGGATAccattggaccacaactcccatcatccttcaccattggcgaTGCTGAGTAAGGCTACTGGAAACGATGTATAGTGCAACAAACATTTGGATGGTgacactttgcccaccctgacCTATAGCTTTGCAGCTGGTGATAGAAGGGGGAGTTTGGTGTGTGAGAGACTCTTCCTGAGCGTGAGCCAGGCAAAAGACTGCCAAGAAGAATGAACCATGCCTCTAGTCCTCAGGAAGTTCTGGCCACTCCAGTGGATATTACCTTTTTGTATCTCCAAACAATTCCTCCAAGGAACCTGAACACCAATCTTGTGAGAGGATTTAAACcaaaatatatttgtatgtatagtaTCTGCTTGTGTACATACATGTTTATATATGTATTGTGTACacttcctccaaggagctcaaaGTTCTTCCTAAGCTGGGCATATGTGTGTGCATCTCTGCCTCCCTGcgcgcagctgtcttcctcctctacGCAGAGATCACATTAGGTTCTGGTCACAACGGAACGcagcgtgcggggggggggcaaagttgtGCACACACGTAACCACCGCACCATTCTTATCTCTTCAGGGCTTTAAGGAAGGGTGAAAAGAAGGCTATAACTGACCTTGCTTTTTACTACACTCTGTGTCTCTCAGTGCTTTTTCAGATCCTTCCAGAGCGATGCATCTTAATTGTTAAGAAAACGGTCTTATCCTTTTTTACGATTGGCATTTGTGCTTGGCTGAGCCACTGCATTTTTGTTGACCGCCAGAAGACAGGAACATCGATTGAGATCCCGTCAGCAGCAGCAGACTCCATGGTCCAAGACAATGTGAGTAAGGAGCGGGGCAGCCGTTTATCATATATGACCTCAAGACATACGTACAAACTTATGTTCTGAGTGTGGGTGTTATGTTCCATTGAGTGgcttccaacttagggtgaccttaTAAGGTTTACAAGGTGTGTGAGATGCTGAAGGAGAAAATGACCATTGCCATACATAcccatgggtttccatggctcagctgggatttgaaccctggtctccacagtcctagtccaacactcaaTCCACCACACCGGCTCAGgaattgctgttgtttagttgtttagtcatgaccccatggaccagagcacgccaggccctcctgtctaccactgccttcctgagttgggtcaaattgatgttggtagcttcgatgacactgtccaaccatctcatcctctgttgtccccttctcctcctgccttcacactttcccaacatcatggtcttttccaatgagtcttctcatgagatggccaaagtactggagcagtggtgtcgaactgcggccctccagatgttcttggccttcaactcccagaaatcctggccagcagaggtggtggtgaaggcttctgggagttgaagtccaagaacatctggagggccacagttcgacaccactgtactggaggctcagctttaggatctgtccttccagtgagcactcagggttggtttccttcaaaatggataggtttgttctctttgcagtccagcggactctcaagagtctcctccagcaccacaattgaaaagcatcaattcttcggcagccagctttcattatggtccagctcccacttccatacatcactacagggaaacccatagctttgactattcggacttttgttggcaaggtgatgtc is a window encoding:
- the LOC110088056 gene encoding 1-acyl-sn-glycerol-3-phosphate acyltransferase alpha, which produces MAQSILLVNFFLFIFAVFLLYNCSNIFRYYFRVCYLNIYCFLVTLCMCPLLVLRGRNVTNLRIIRFFMLPLKYILGIKMNLQGATHLNLKGPYVVVANHQSNIDLLVLFQILPERCILIVKKTVLSFFTIGICAWLSHCIFVDRQKTGTSIEIPSAAADSMVQDNLRIWIFTEDTRSYDSPMLPFKCGAFHLAVKAQVPVIPVVISSYQPFFSEKLKRFRTGEVTIRILPPVKTEGLSPADVPELTDHMRETMLSTFHEISGSKQTNPSRYQFPRILEYNLPCILFACLLILGFYTTTEVA